The Lutzomyia longipalpis isolate SR_M1_2022 chromosome 2, ASM2433408v1 DNA window aaggtcttgcaatactctacaactctctagaacattgcaaaccaattaaaagaatatttatgggtcaaaaatacaaaaaacaatgtgtaatttttgacgcaaaaattttcattaaaaaaataattttatcggaataaattttttctcagtgtattGTCCAGATTCAGACGTTTCCAAAACATGGTCATTATAGGCTGTAGCTCAAATAGAACCAGAGTTATAGTGATTtaaaaaacgtgaaatattgagtaaaaattcttgtaaatatttcaacaaaaggcagaaatttgtgtttcatacatcactgaaatttttgtgattcaaaaatgaaaacacattcatgctttttttttatgaaaattgatattaattaGTTAATGTAATGACTAATTTTGGTATGTGGTgtaaattaaacataattataatgtaaaataagtcttattttaccaaaaaagttaataaaaaaaaaatttgcatcacTCAACGCCATCTATCAGTGAATTATGAAACACAAATTTCTGCTTTTTggtgaaatatttacaagaattttttctcaatatttcacgttttttaAATCACTATAACTCTGGTTCTATTTGAGCTACAGCGTATAATGACCATGTTTTGGAAACGTCTGAATCTGGACAATACactgggaaaaaaattattccgataaaattatttttttaatgaaaatttttacgtcaaaaattacacattgttttttgtatttttgacccataaatattcttttaattggtttgcaatgttctagagagttgtagagtattgcaagacctttccaacgataggtcaaaCACCTTTGTACGTTACGTAGAACCGGAGATATGagcttcaaaagaaaaacctaaaaatggcAATATCTCAGGTTCTAGGGTACCTAGGAAGtcaaatgacctatcgttggaaaggtcttgatgccagctataacatactaaaatttcagccacCTACGACAAACTTTAGATTACATTATAGCTCAaaaggacgccattttgaaaattggccgccatatgCTTTTTAGCGGACGAAACCAAACCGcactcattttccttcctttataTGCCCTAAGGAACATTTATACCAATTTTCAGCTTTCTAGCACTGCCTGCAGTCTTTTGCCGTGAGTTGACCTAACTATTAGTGGATTTACAGATTTgcatgaaaaaagaaaatgaattcagATGTAGGAcatacaaatttttgaaatagtagattttatgaatgaaattaacGTGAAGTATATCAagattcttgaaaaatttttgctaaatGAAATAGTCACATTTTCTGTTGGTCTAAAAATGAGAGTTTTTTCATTGTTAGGAAgatataaagaaagaaaaaaaaaaacatttaatatcagatttaaacaaaaaaaaaaatctagcaAGATCCTGatttatcaaaaagaaaaaattcttgatgaaaaatctatttagagaacagtaagaaaaaaatatttatggtaatatattaaattaatggaATATATTTATGTTACTAAGTCGACTCACATTTTAATAGTaattataaattgaagaaaaaaattattattgataTATTGACTGTAAATAtattaagagagaaaaaactccAATTTCAACGCGACACAATACTTTTCTGGATGTGGGTGGAAACATGAAAAACACTGAATtgtaaatatgattttttctaatatattAATCTTCGTATATTTCTAGTATTTTTTCCTCTGTCCCCATATTTTCCTcacaattgattttctctttattagctagacaaaaatgaaaaacttttctgttattgatgattttttttctaaatagaATAATCTCTcaaaggaaaaagaagaagagaagaaaaagcataaaatgtaaTAGATCATTATAATGAGAATGTTGCTCGTGTTGCttatatgaaatattaattctcttaaatgtttcagagcacatttttaaaggttttacaatttttttaaaggccTCTcgtcctttaaaaaaatttgtaaaatatatttcttttagggAAAAGGTTTTGTAACATTGCGGAGAAAATcgtttttaattcttaaacttCTCAAGTTCTTTAAGAAGTTATTTCTGAACTAGAAAATTGAACAGAAACAGAATTTCTCTAAAAGTTACAAAACCACCCCCCAAAAAAGAaggttatttaagaaaaagaagaaaatcataagaaatgaaaaaagataTCTAATCGATAAACAGtaaatatcaaaatataagaaataattaatgaaaaacttaATGTGGTTCGTcatcaatgaaagaaaatcgatgtttttcctttgaaatttttatatttcttttttatacaacACCACACCTtataaaaaacaacaaattgtGACAACAATGCCTTTTTATtgcaagaagaaatttttaaaataaaaacaatacacactttaattaaaaaatttattaaataagtaaaaaaaagtgaaaacaagatgaaatttatgagtgtaatattaaaataatattttttttcgtatattAGCTGGGGCTggaggtggaaaaattttattaaaagaaaatagtaaAAGCTACCATATAAAATCAGCGTTagatgtttaaataaaaaataaagatttttaagtttttttcattgtaaactcttttaattactttgagagttttttaaaatataaattaatatttctcacCCCGTTTGCGGGGATGTGCAGAAATATTTGCCCGAATCTCAATCCGTactatgaaagaaaaaaatggaaataagtaaaagaaaataatttaattgtggtttaaaaaaaactctgcgTGGCCGTTGGATCACGATGGGCACAGTGATTGTGCGTACGTGAATCCAAAAGCATCgatgtttttttctataaatggaaatttttgaaatgaaaaatatgtaagctaaacaaaaaaaagaagttctataataaatggaaaagagaaaaattgtaaagaaaattggttaaaaaaaacgtacGAAGCGActcaaaaaatcatctctCAGAAATATTGATgatgaattaagaaaaaattaaatcagctAATTGAAATGTGACCAAGCGTAAAAATTATtacttatataaaaaaaagtatgtagagtaattaagaatgaaaaaaaaacataagctTAATGATTAAAGGCATACTTAAGAACACTATTATTGTAATTTGTGTGTTATGGTGATGAGAAAAAcatcagagagagaaaatctcatttttttctttttatttttagagagaTAAAGctgcgaaaaagaaaaaaaaattgataagaatattttcaaaatatttattttatgcccCAAAATATCTCTCTATCTCTcgcaaaaaaagtaatttttacgaaatgaaaaattaataaagaaaaaaaagattggcTAACGTTCAATTTGTCATGatgaaaaagttaatttggaggagaagaagaaaaaaattgagatagaatttttgcatgattttttcttttgcaatcaTAATATAGGCTACAGATCgatgtaaaacattttatttctttgatttattttgttgagATTATAGTggagaaatggaaaatttttggcttttccgcaatcaaatcattttcatggATGAGTGACGTGACGAGAAGAATTATGGTAAAAAAACGTGTAATaccacattttatttaataaaatttattaacagttggcttcttaaataaaaatcttctttttctttctttcttcacgATTGCTTCACGCATGGAGGGCATCGAGTGTGGGTCACGCTGTACAGAGCACGGTTTATtatataaatgttttatttttttttgcaggaaaataacttaaattggaaattttaacctgaaaaaaaatgttttaaacaaGGGGAGTTTATCTGGGCGAAATCATTTGTATCTTCTAAAATATTCGGATAATTCGCCAAGGAAATTCGTTTAAGCTTAAAAGtgataaattcaagcataacaACACTTAAATCATACcgaaaagaagtaaatttaagccgaagagttctaaattcaagctaaaaagtagtaaattcaacccaaaaaaagactaaattcaagccgaatcATTTAAGCCTTTAagaggactaaattcaaaccgaaaagtagaTAATAATTAATGTAATTAATGCTAAAGAGTAGTAcattgaactaaaaaaaaaagattaaattcaaaccaaaaagtcctaaatacgtttttggatttttttttggttttgagTTGTttggtttttagcaaaagattattcatgtgaagtcaaatattcagatctttagaaatattcgccagataaacaccccttgttttaACTACTTAACTTAAGTCTTAACCCATTTGTATCCTTTCtgttagctgtgattcttttcaGCTTTACtgctaaattttaaatcattaataacgcagaaaaatataaaatttaataaatataatgaaaaatattcacaagTCCCTCTTAATAGGCTCCCGGACAGATTACAGTAACTACCGGAAAGAGAAATCACTTAATAatctaaaaaattgttttaattgctgaaaaattaaattattttctccccAAATTCCCTTTCTtgtcaattaatttcaatccTGAAATTTCTGAGAATCCTAAGGATCCCATTCAGGCAGGATTAGAGCAGAATTAAGCCCAAGAAAGCTGATTAACCCATTAGTTCTCGCCCCAAGATCCAtttgtaattttgcaaattgtttTTAGATAGACAAAGAGTATTCGTTTCCTAGATCTCAGAACtatttttgtagaatttttcagaCTTGTcgttcttgaaaataaaatatcatgcttgaaaagtcaaaatattcgTCAGACAAACACCCcttagttttaaatttttttcagaacaattaaaaatttttagggaaatattcaaatgattttttaagtcctttaattaaaacaaaaaatcttatttaattttttaatcaactttCTGACACATAAATACCACAAAATGCTGTTTTTACGATCATCCCTGTACGTCTCTTCcttcacaagaaaatttaaattattaaataaaaattaaacgaaaaaggaaaaacaaataaagaaaaccttttaattaaatcaagaaaatagtaaaaaaaataggaattttcttcaagctTTTAAAGGACGAGCTTTCGTTTGAGATTCAAAATTCGCCGGTCGCCGGCATGTGGGCAGTTTCCCAATTTTGTAGGTGTCCGGGGATTGTGGGGAGGCTGTGTGGGGATCCGTCATCTGCTGGTGCGAGAGCAAAAGCCCCCCAAATGTCAGTGCTTTGCGCACGCCTGACCTTCCGGCAAGGTGACCGAGATTAGAGAGCCAGCTCCGAGGTTTATTCTCTATTGGAATTTCGTGTGGTGAGCACTTGGTCAGACAAACTCCAGTGCCACTCCAGACTCGCGCCAGAGAGCACCGGGATTGTGTGTTGTTTCAATCCATCCCCTCAGTGTGAGTGAGGTTTTTCCGGTGAAAATCCCATTGGGAATTTATCTTGTGTTATACCgccaaagcaaaaaaaaaaaaaatgtcgaagCCCCAGACGGACAGTGAGAAGCGCAAGCAGATTAGCGTCCGAGGAATTGCTCAGGTTGAGAGTGTGTCTGAGGTGAAGAAGAACTTCAATCGCCACCTGCACTACACCCTTGTCAAGGATAGGAATGTCTCCACACCCAGGGACTACTACTTCGCCCTGGCACACTGTGTCAAGGACAACCTCGTGAGCCGATGGATCCGCACGCAGCAGTACTACTACGAGAAGGATCCCAAGGTGAGACAGTGCATCCTCTATGCGAGTTAATTTATTAGGCCAGTGACCAGGCGGGAATCTTCGTGGGGTTTATAATTAAACTCGCAGCACGGAGTACGCCCGCCTGTGCGCTGGGGGAGGTGGGATTTCTCTCCGTATAAACCTGTAAGAAAATTCCGTGGAGTCGCCTCCGACAAGACTCTCAGCACAAGGTCACGAAAGGTCGAAGAAAGTGGACAAAGAAATAAGATTAAGATGCTCCCACAtagtcaaattaattttctcaaagaagaaaaaatcccaaaagaacTTTCTCAGCTTGGCAAAAGCGAGAATGATTTATgaaagtgagaaaatataattgagatattttttatttgcgaGAGATTTGCTTCCCTTCCAGCAGACAATGCTGGTGAGGTCCAGAATTAACTGATTTACACTGGGCAacaaaagttttcatttgcAAGAATTAATTCGCTTATATTTCGAGCCATTCGAGTATAGATTatgcaatgaattttattgtttttaagcGTGCAAGAGGGGGTGCATTGAGGAATGTTGCCGATGATGATTAAGGAAGAACTCTGGCGTCTTTGGCACATTTTCAAACGTATCTGTGGGACTTATGTTcagtcaattttttaataaaagaattagaaaataaaataaaataaattaaaattcattttaccttttaaatgtaaagaattgaaggaacaagaaaattagaaattggaaaaaatagaCTAATTTTACGTAAAAGATTGAAGATAAAATCTTGAAAACCTGGTAttaagtttgaattttctcttaaaaaggAAACGATGAatggatgaattttattaaaaataattctagattcttaattttatgGTTTCGGTCTTTTAATGCCTTAATAGAGTCtagaattaaatattagattttctttaaagctctttgataaatagttttatttctaataaaatcGTCTAATGAATTATCATgagaattaaacaaaatagTTTCATTTAGAAtccaattaaatgaaaaataaattcagaaaatatCAGAATAATTACAGAAATTAACAAGACGGATTTACGGTCGATCATATCACCATCTAATagaataattagaaaattatcagattTACTTCAACTTCTTCGTGATATTCCcacaaattctttattatatttgccgaatttaaagaaaaatttaaaataattacaagatttaatgaaaaataaaggataaaattttcctaaacatCAAAGAACTTTCCAAAAACTTTGCTGCCCAgtgtaattttaataaaattatgcaattgaAGCAGAATATAGAATCAAATTAAGCAAATAGAAGCTTGTTTAGCATGCCATTGTGGGATGTATTCTATCGCAAAATGCAAATCTTTTCTTCAATCCAGCAATAAGAATCTCACgcatagaaatttattttgtgcattttctgCTGcagaaaaatgttgcaaaacaCATCGGGTGTGtactaaaattatatttataataatGCTCAAGACCTTGCTGTTGGGTCAGCACAGAGCGATCACGTCGGTCTTTTGGTGCAACTGTTTGgctgataaaattttaacgttCAGAGATCACGAGAAGAAAGCTCTAATgtaagcttaaaaaaaatgcgagaaaGTCCCGTGATATTGCACAGCTACTATGTATAGGAAAAAGCCCAGAGTGCAAAAAAGCAGATAGcttctgtagaaaaaaaatcctccattcATGAAGATTCCAGCGGGCAGTGCCCAGCTGGTGCAGAACCCCAAAGATCTTGCGGGAATGGgagacagacaaacaaatcATTGActttggatttgacttcaaaGCTCTCACAGAAGTGGTTGTCCTTCGGTGCAGCAATTGCGGCTGGCTGTTGTGTCGCCAGATTCAGGTCAGAGACTGTCAATCCCACTCCCGCAGATCTGTGCGGGGCCAAACAAAACGCACACAAAGCAGTGACGGGGTTATCAGTAGAGGTCACGGCGAGAAAAATGgagaagaataatttgaaagaaaaaatcccacaaaacATCCAATTTGGGTGTTTTTCGAATTATTTTGGGTGGATGAACCCGCCTGACGATGATTAATTTACAGTGATAGTCCGCAAAAGATGAGAATGGATTCGTTTTACGTTCAAGAgcaataggggagaccggagtaaaaaaaaagtcagtgaAATGTTTTCAAATGCATATTTTCTCCCAAGTTATAATTCGGAtaaatctgaaaaaaattatggtggaaagccctaccaacctccAATAATTGACTGTAATTTGGATGTTATTCGAACAGTTATTTAGAAGttacaaaacaaacaaaattttagggccatttcccaaacttttgcgtattgagaaaaactcattttccgATACTTTTCctttagcaattttccaatctgataatttttctcactagctgggttaatCTAGAAAACGTTGCTAAGGTGTAttttcactaacttttaataatttttctgcacaattatttgaatcaaaacatgcCCCTtagggtaaatatagtcaactaatgtaaatcatatggaatATCAacatttttgacatattttctaaccatttgttgcaaaatgacgtgattgagaaaatcgcaaaattcacTGTTTTATTgggtataaaagtgaaattccttttagcggatcaaaaggtgagaagtttagctatcaactactatcaatctctcaggtagaaaatcaatggaaatgtcggaaaattccaccgaATTTATTTACCCcgctggtgactatatttacccgccgctttttaaaaaaaagtcagaagcggaagggtttaggaaaagctcgaaaacttaTATTTCCCgaggagatagagaaaagtggtctgagacaaagttgtagggcaggtaatttcctatgaaaatgacctatcgaggaaattttcttgttcttgGAGAATCCAGCAGAtgaggatttatgcaaattctctttttttaccccggtctcctctaaagttaattaaaaagaagatacagtcaggtattgattaacgtcgcatgggatatactctttccactcattattattaatgggtggaaagagtatatcccatgcgacgttaaccaatacctgactgtaattaaaaatgaattcttttcaacAGCGCGTCTACTACCTATCCCTGGAGTACTACATGGGGAGATCCCTGCAAAATACAATGATTAATCTGGGACTCCAGGGAGCATGCGATGAGGCAATGTACCAGGTGGGATTGGATATTGAGGAGCTGGAGGAGCTCGAAGAAGATGCTGGACTGGGAAATGGTGGCTTGGGACGCTTAGCTGCTTGCTTCCTTGACTCAATGGCTACTCTTGGGCTCGCTGCCTATGGCTATGGTAAgtcaaacaaaaattttttctgaCATTAAGGATCAATCTCAAGATTTCCTGCTTTGAATTCTTTTGCAGGAATTCGCTATGAGTACGGCATCTTTgcgcagaaaattaaaaacggCGAGCAAGTTGAGGAACCAGATGATTGGCTGAGGTATGGAAATCCCTGGGAGAAGGCTCGTCCTGAATACATGATTCCCGTTTACTTCTACGGACGCGTCGTGGATGAGCCAAATGGGAAGAAGAAGTGGGTGGATACACAGACAGTGTACGCCATGCCATACGACAATCCCATTCCCGGCTACAACAACAACGTTGTCAATACGCTTCGTCTCTGGTCAGCCAAGAGTCCCATTGACTTCAACCTGAAGTTCTTCAATGACGGCGACTACATTCAAGCTGTGCTGGATCGTAATTTAGCTGAGAACATCAGTCGTGTCCTCTATCCCAATGATAACTTCTTCGAGGGCAAGGAATTGCGTCTGAAGCAGGAATACTTCATGTGCGCCGCCACGCTGCAGGACATCATTCGTCGGTATAAATCCTCCAAGTTTGGTTCTCGTGCTGCTGTTCGCACCAGCTTTGACTCCTTCCCCGAGAAGGTGGCTATTCAGCTGAATGACACACATCCCTCACTGGCCATTCCTGAACTCATGCGCATCCTCGTTGACATTGAGGGGCTTTCGTGGGAGAAGGCCTGGGACATAACAGTGCGTACGTGTGCCTACACCAATCACACCGTCCTTCCGGAAGCTTTGGAAAGGTGGCCGGTTTCCATGCTGGAGAGTATCCTGCCGCGTCATCTGCAAATCATCTACCACATTAACTTCCTTCACCTGCAGGCAGTTGAGAAGCGCTACCCCGGAGATATGGAGCGTCTTCGGAGGATGTCACTCGTTGAGGAGGAAGGTGAGAAGCGCATCAACATGG harbors:
- the LOC129789598 gene encoding glycogen phosphorylase; its protein translation is MSKPQTDSEKRKQISVRGIAQVESVSEVKKNFNRHLHYTLVKDRNVSTPRDYYFALAHCVKDNLVSRWIRTQQYYYEKDPKRVYYLSLEYYMGRSLQNTMINLGLQGACDEAMYQVGLDIEELEELEEDAGLGNGGLGRLAACFLDSMATLGLAAYGYGIRYEYGIFAQKIKNGEQVEEPDDWLRYGNPWEKARPEYMIPVYFYGRVVDEPNGKKKWVDTQTVYAMPYDNPIPGYNNNVVNTLRLWSAKSPIDFNLKFFNDGDYIQAVLDRNLAENISRVLYPNDNFFEGKELRLKQEYFMCAATLQDIIRRYKSSKFGSRAAVRTSFDSFPEKVAIQLNDTHPSLAIPELMRILVDIEGLSWEKAWDITVRTCAYTNHTVLPEALERWPVSMLESILPRHLQIIYHINFLHLQAVEKRYPGDMERLRRMSLVEEEGEKRINMAHLSIVGSHAVNGVAWIHSEILKSDIFKLFYEMNPEKFQNKTNGITPRRWLLLCNPNLADLISQKIGDEWPVHLDQLVALKKWAKDPNFQRDVAQVKQENKLKLAQLLEKEYGVKINPASMFDIQVKRIHEYKRQLLNCLHIITLYNRIKRDPTAAFVPRTIMIGGKAAPGYYIAKKIIQLICAVANVVNNDPIVGDKLKVIFLENYRVTLAEKIMPAADLSEQISTAGTEASGTGNMKFMLNGALTIGTLDGANVEMAEEMGNENIFIFGMTVDEVEALKKRGYNAYDYYNSNPDIKQCVDQIQGGFFSPSNPHEFKDLADVLLKYDRYYLFADYEDYIKKQDIVSKTYKNQSKWLEMAIHNIASSGKFSSDRTIYDYATEIWGCEPTWEKLPAPHEPRD